A window of Metopolophium dirhodum isolate CAU chromosome 6, ASM1992520v1, whole genome shotgun sequence genomic DNA:
acgtgaaaaacaaaagaaaaattaaggaaaaacgggaatttttacgcaaaatctgttttcgacaaaatcgattttggtttttggtgtaactctaaaacaaatgaccgtagggacatgaaattttgactgaatgtttataattgcatttcctatacaccataacattttccaaatattttaacttattttgagctgtttacggtcattttcagtttccatttttttagttttttttttctataaatatcaataaaattttatctgttgggtaaaaaagcttgaaaatttaatagaaggctcctaggttattgtttcaaaggcagatgaaaaaaattaaaaatccttagtcaaagtttttatttataagcatttaaagttcaaatcttgacaaaatacggaaaaatcacgaaaattagcaaattattttgagttgagaattcataataatttttctttttaaatctaagattttaaaatgtaatacaagattatctataagtttgtctacctttgtcaacaaaaaaaagatttacaagaaagtcaaattaaatttttatgagcgtttaagattcatattttacatttgatattcactcgatttctcgtgtaacgattttcttattttgttgtaattaaaaaatgtatgactgtagatacttgaaaattttactgaatgtttatattagcattttctatacacgataaaattttgaaaataatttgactctttttgagctgtttactactatttataaggctcctgatatattgttctaatagcagttgaaaaatattaaaaatacataggcacaattttttttataagcatttaaagctcaaattttgacaacatttatcaaatttataatttataaattattttgtagttaaaaatatataaaatgtttaacttttatggctaaggatttaaaatttaaaacaaggctccgcgtaaataggttatatataaagtactttttttttttttgttattgggtaacccgcggcaacataggccgtTGGGTGAATAAagtactttattcacaataatatcatcaaatatacttatttcataggctcctatcataggctgactgaccgttttagctcagaatcgtttttcttatacaatgatattatatcattgaattcaaatttaacaccatccattacagtgacccacttgtaacctactgaacagcagagcgacatccacttacccacctttttaattttatatcaaataaggataatattattatgatttatgttaaaacttaaaaaacagttatacatttataacccGCTGGCTgaactgataaaatatttttcagattcttcaaatcatatacctacctcactattctttttttttaattgatgttcaactttttatattgtcaaatatcaagtcaatgatttttttgagtaagaatttttggtttttgaaaCTGTTTCTTCAGCAGTTTAGCCCACAAATGAGGAACGTACTTgcatttatgaaataaatatgaatactcTTCAACGAAAATACGCGATTTTAAATAGGAATTCTAGCATACGTTGGAATATACActgacaaaattgaaaattgcatCACTTGATATTGTATAGAGAATTTACGTGGTGAGATGAGGTGAGGCGTGTACATTATAATCAATATGGTTTGATTGATTTAAGTTCAGAATTTctcaataactatataaaataatatcctaatttatTTTGGCTGAAAACGAACACCCGTGGTGTAACGGCCAGAGTCAATTTGGCGGAAAACGGAAACCCcaattataagtataatctCCAAATAATCATAATCCCCATACAtttcaaacttataatatatataacctagGTAGAttcttattatatacctacacgagTACACGACTACAGAAAGTTATAAATACccaactcaaaaactactcgttatTTCTATTTTCGTTTTAGTcgtatcaatattttcaaaatcgtcATTGGATTACTTGGATTAATTGGGAAAAGGTTGGTTCTCGTTTGGTATCGCCAAAGGACATTCCTTGAATGGTAGATATAAACAAATCTGGGCCTTAATGGCTTAATAGTAtacacaacaattttaaaaatcaaaattgaataaatgtatattgaaatgacatttcaataaatattgaattgtcCTGTATATTCACTTTCTACAGGTGCAGGAAATCACGATCTGTGAACACGACGATGGCTTACGAGTCCAGCCGCAGACAAACACGGTCTATTGCATACGTCGCACACAAAATTCGAGCGAGCGACGACGTGTCGATTGTCATTCACATGGCGAGGACTGTCGTTACGAACGGTACTGCTTGTTTCTGTTGATGATGCTTCTGTGACGTCAGGGCTATGTTCTTCTAGCGCCACACGAGTTTCGTCTATAAGACATTAAAAGTATAAGTACATAAAGAcattaagtatacttaatatactttatatataaatcacgacgtatggggggagggggggttgTAGTAACCTCTGAAATACTATTGAGGAACTCAATGACTGAAATAatgagtacatattttatatttttatttatataatatataacttcatatttttcataatttaatgtacaaaaaaattatgtgaCTTAGGTATACAGTGGTTCATTTTTTCCTACAggtacaataaacaatattaatgtgtTAGTTGGGCATCAATTAttctaattatataagtatacagaCAGGGCCAAGGCGGTTTGATCAGTGCAGCGGCACAGGGCCCCATGCATTGAAAGGCCCCGCGGGCCGCGTTCTGATGCACaaataaattatcagatattaatttaatacggAGTAAAAACAGATGGGTTTGACCACCATAACTATCACTATATTCGTTAAAAACGTATACGTTATTACCAAGGTGTATCAACACACCATGGTTTTTACACGTTCTTCGTAAacggataggtacctatagtatggGCAGTGTGGCTCGACTCATTTATCCGTACCCGTGAATACGACACGTACGACATAttatagacaaaacgcgtttataAAACTTGTTATAAAATTGACATCAATTGAAATCCATCAATTATTTTGGACATTAGTTTGTACCGTTCCCCcgtccaagtaaaaaaaaatagtaggggAGTTCCGCCCCCtgcgcaccccccccccccccccaaattgcacaaaatatgtactaaattgttatttaaaattgtatttttaaatttgcacatgtttttatatgatttttatactaaatatataatctaaAGTCTAAACCTATAGgcacagaaaaaaaaagttaattttcagattaaataagtagtctaaatattaaaataatattaaaaataaaaataatttagcacactatttagaattgttagggcatttttagtttttttaaacattaaaatcatcaataataatatatgataatcaaCATAGAAAAAGCCAAGGGAGGGGCAACTGCCCCTACTTGCCCCCCCCCTGCGGTTGCCCttgtttataatgatattagcAAGAACATTAATAGAAATGTGTAGTCCTTTAAACTTTGTGTAAAGTTATATTGGTTAAATACCATGGGTATTCTGCACCAATAACATGGagctatatattttgaaaagctTGGATTATGTGGATATTAGATGATTTGGCAGGGCCCCTATATCTTATACCATATGACCAAACCACTCTGATCAGCTTTTTATAGGTTCTGGTAATTCATTTAGACTTAAGAAAAAGATGAAAAATTAGAAAGTCTGGAGTTCGCTATTTTTCTCTTTGTTTGAAGAGAAGGTTTCTGGCAGGTTACTGGTTAACTGTTTGTCCCCGGGAACAAtttgtccataatattataatagtaggtatatcacTATTCACTATCAACATCCAACAGTGTACAGGACGTCAGGGCAACAGAATGCTGGAGGCCTGAAATAATTCCAAATGCCTTCCAAAAATCTTACTTTACTTTTTGCATTTCAAAACTATCTTACATATAATCAGTtagaatatttatcatattgtaacatattattatatcacactTCCACGCGCTAACTATGAAAgactttaatatattacatttatttacttGAATAATTGTCAGCTGCACGcgtatcatcatcatcattccCGAAAATTATGTATTCTGATTTACATTCAATCAtgtgatttattaataaaaaattaataacggtTTTTATGATTGGCCGTTTTGCACTCGTATGACCATTCTAAAATATGatgggtatataataatataatactgtaatattttatgtttatttgtattttgtataaagtatattttgtataagtacACTTATCGGGATAACGAACAATTTCTAAAAACAGAAAATTGTTATAGATACCTACCCATTACA
This region includes:
- the LOC132946186 gene encoding uncharacterized protein LOC132946186, with translation MSVSGVELLQQTSNIPWKIFNRNHVKILCCRFTLVFSDIGLTCFACYVRAVFRAIVLIPNPDEQSITDYIMNGHTSAKRPIIKTVINFLLINHMIECKSEYIIFGNDDDDTRADETRVALEEHSPDVTEASSTETSSTVRNDSPRHVNDNRHVVARSNFVCDVCNRPCLSAAGLVSHRRVHRS